AACAGAAAGAACACCATTAAGGGAACCAGGATCAAATAAATCGCCAGCGTCAATAATCCAATCAGGGAAGCAACCGAAAACTTAAAAACGGATTCCCCCGCCAAAGAGAGTTTGCTACGCAGATTATCAGCCACCATATCGATAATACCGGCATCAACTAACGCAGGATAACGGGAGGGAAAAGTATGCGCGTATTCATTAAACCGATTAAGCATATTGGGAAGATCGGAAAATAAATTTAAACCCTGCTTCCAGACGGTCGGTGCAACAATCAAAATAACTAACGCACTGATCCCCATAAAAATGGTTAATACAATGGCAACAGAGAGCGTGCGGCTACACCCTAACTTACCTAACTGTACCGTGGGCCACTCCAGCAAATAAGCCAGTACAATGGCAGCAAGGACAGGAGCCAGAATCCCATTGAAAAAATAGATAATCCCAAAACCAGCCAATAAAATAACTGATAATGCAATGACTTGTGGATCAGCGAAACGGCGACGATACCATTGCATGATCATATCCAACATAAGTACAACTCCTTTGCTGCAATACGTAATAAGTATTTTTCACTAAAATTTATTATGATGAATGATTTTAGGGTACTCTTTCATCATAAAAGTATTCATGAAACTGATAGTTAGAATGGAACGCACCATTTTATGAGAATCACTTTATGAGAAAAACATCCAAGAAATCACTGATAACCCTTTTTATTAGCCTGTTGTTATTAGGAAATCCTCCCGCATTCTCCGCACCCACTGAAGATTCACTACCTGATATCGGCACCACAGCGGGAGCCACCCTTAGCATCAATCAGGAAATGGCGATGGGCGACTTATATATACGTTCGATAAGGGCCCAGGCACCTCTGATTTATGATCCGTTGCTGACTCAATACATTAATCAGTTGGGTCAGAAATTAGTCAGCCATGCCGATTCAGTCAAAACACCTTTCCATTTCTACTTGTTAGATAATCCTAATATTAATGCCTACGCATTTTTCGGCGGTAACGTTGTTCTCCATTCGGCCCTATTTCGCTATAGTCGCAGTGAAAGTGAACTGGCATCGGTCATGGCTCATGAAATTTCCCACGTGACACAGCGACATTTAGCACGATTGATGGAAGAACAAAAACGAACCAGCCCTCTGGCATGGGCCGGCACACTGGGTGCTGTCCTGCTTATGATGGCCAATCCACAAGCCGGTATAGCTGCACTCAGCGGTACACTGGCAGGCTTCCAACAAGGCATGATCAGTTTTACCCAATCGAATGAGCAAGAAGCGGATCGTATTGGAATGCGAACGCTGAGTCGAGCAGGATTTGATCCACACGGAATGCCTGATTTTATGCAAATACTGGTCGATCAATCCCGCTATAGCTCCAAGCTACCTGAAATGCTCTATACTCATCCATTACCTGACAGCCGTTTGTCTGATGCCCGTAATCGGTCAAATCAATACCCGGCTAAAACTGTTTCGGAGTCTCAAAATTTTCTGTTCGCCCGTGTCCGTATTTTAACCATGTATTCAACGGATCAACGCCCCTATATTGAACAATTGCTAAAAAAATATAGCCAGGGAACCGCCAAAGAACAGCTTGCGGCTGCCTATGGACACGCTATTTTGCTTTCCCAAGATAAAAAGTATACTGAGGCCAGAGCAATATTGTCTCCAATGCTGGATAAACAACCGGATAACATTTGGTTTATTGATACGATGACGGATATTGATATCGGGCAAAAACAGTATACCAACGCTATCACGCGCTTGCAGGAAGCACTCAAGAAACAAAAAAACGATCCGGTATTGCAAATTAATCTTGCAAACACTTACCTTATGGACAAAAAGTATTCTGAGGCTTCACAACTCCTGTTTCGTTATACCTTCAGTCACCCTGATGATCTTATCGGCTGGACACTATTAAGAAAAACAGCCGGAGGGCAAGGAAAATACAACGACGAACTCGCCGCCTATGCGGAAATCATGGCATTGCAAGGTAATCTTGACTCTGCCATCGAACAACTTAGCAAGGCCAGTGCATTGGCAAAATTGGGCAGTGATGATCAGAAGCGATTTGATGCCCGTATTGATCAATTGCGCCAACTGCAACAAAGCTATAGCCAATATAAATGAAGGATTTTTACATGCAACATGTTACTTTTTATCATAACCCCCGCTGCTCAAAAAGCCGTGAAACACTTGAGCTGGTTGAAAAACTCGGTATTACGCCGGAAATCATTCACTATCTTGATACGCCACCTACAGCAGAACAACTTGCCATACTATTAAAGCAACTCGGTTTCAAAGATGCCCGCCAATTGATGCGTACCAAAGAAGATCGTTACAAAGAATTAAACCTTGACGATGCGGCATTATCCCAAGAAGCCTTACTCCAGGCGATGGCTGAAAACCCCAAATTAATAGAGCGCCCGATTGTGGTTGTCGGCGGTAAAGCGCGTTTGGGGCGTCCTCCTGAACAGGTTAAAGAAATTCTGTTGTAACTATTTTGCAAGAAGAAATTTTCAATAAAAAAGTGATAGCGGTATATTCGCTATCACTTTTTTATTTGATCTCGTTTCCTTTCCGCTTTAGTTACTCAAAGCTCAAGGATATCTTTTACAAACGGGATCGTCAGTTTGCGTTGTGCCACAATAGATGCCCGATCAAGCTCATCCAAGGTCTTAAACAGCGTTTGCATTTCCCTGTCGAGCCGCTTCAACACAAATCGCCCCACATCCTCAGGCAATTCAAAACCCCGTAATTTTGCCCGTAGTTGCAATGCCTGAATTTTCTCATCATCAGACAGAGGTTGTAATTTATAAATTTGCCCCCAATCCAGACGGGATGCTAAGTCCGGTAACGTCAGGTTAATTTGCCGAGGAGGACGATCACCTGTGATCAAAAGACAAGTGCGGCCAATTTCTACAATGCGATTGTAAAGATTGAAAATAGCCATTTCCCATTCCTGATCACCGGCAATACACTCAATATTATCGATGCACACCAATGATAAATGTTCCATACCATCAAGAACTTCAGGAACAAAATAAGCACGTTTATCCAGTGGTACATACCCTACAGCTTCTCCCTGTTGGGACAATTCGGCACAGGCTGCGTGAAGCAAATGGCTTTTACCCCCGCCATCGCGGGACCAAAAATAGATATAACTGCCGTGTGACTGACTAATGGCCAATTTTATTGCAGCTAATAAGGAGGTATTCTCACCTGCAAAGAAACTGGCAAAAGTTTCATCATCGGGCAAATATAATGGTAATGAAAGCTGCGACGGTGTATTCAGAAGCACCTCAAACAGAATGGATAACGAACA
This genomic interval from Xenorhabdus doucetiae contains the following:
- the bepA gene encoding beta-barrel assembly-enhancing protease, with product MRKTSKKSLITLFISLLLLGNPPAFSAPTEDSLPDIGTTAGATLSINQEMAMGDLYIRSIRAQAPLIYDPLLTQYINQLGQKLVSHADSVKTPFHFYLLDNPNINAYAFFGGNVVLHSALFRYSRSESELASVMAHEISHVTQRHLARLMEEQKRTSPLAWAGTLGAVLLMMANPQAGIAALSGTLAGFQQGMISFTQSNEQEADRIGMRTLSRAGFDPHGMPDFMQILVDQSRYSSKLPEMLYTHPLPDSRLSDARNRSNQYPAKTVSESQNFLFARVRILTMYSTDQRPYIEQLLKKYSQGTAKEQLAAAYGHAILLSQDKKYTEARAILSPMLDKQPDNIWFIDTMTDIDIGQKQYTNAITRLQEALKKQKNDPVLQINLANTYLMDKKYSEASQLLFRYTFSHPDDLIGWTLLRKTAGGQGKYNDELAAYAEIMALQGNLDSAIEQLSKASALAKLGSDDQKRFDARIDQLRQLQQSYSQYK
- the arsC gene encoding arsenate reductase (glutaredoxin) (This arsenate reductase requires both glutathione and glutaredoxin to convert arsenate to arsenite, after which the efflux transporter formed by ArsA and ArsB can extrude the arsenite from the cell, providing resistance.); this translates as MQHVTFYHNPRCSKSRETLELVEKLGITPEIIHYLDTPPTAEQLAILLKQLGFKDARQLMRTKEDRYKELNLDDAALSQEALLQAMAENPKLIERPIVVVGGKARLGRPPEQVKEILL
- the hda gene encoding DnaA inactivator Hda; the protein is MLLNTPSQLSLPLYLPDDETFASFFAGENTSLLAAIKLAISQSHGSYIYFWSRDGGGKSHLLHAACAELSQQGEAVGYVPLDKRAYFVPEVLDGMEHLSLVCIDNIECIAGDQEWEMAIFNLYNRIVEIGRTCLLITGDRPPRQINLTLPDLASRLDWGQIYKLQPLSDDEKIQALQLRAKLRGFELPEDVGRFVLKRLDREMQTLFKTLDELDRASIVAQRKLTIPFVKDILEL